A genomic stretch from Flavobacterium lindanitolerans includes:
- a CDS encoding cyanophycinase, producing MNIKGKLMIIGGAVDKGSFTEASFDANVANNLNFFETGILKRLLTESKHKEKSRIEVITTASKIPREVGPEYVKALQYLNATNVDVLHIEKREQATDPEILKRLRDADVVMFTGGDQLRLTSILGGTEFHDILLDKYKNEDFVYAGTSAGAAAASNNMIYQGSSSEALLKGEVKITSGLGLIDDVIIDTHFVQRGRIGRLFQAVVGNPKVLGVGLGEDTGLLIIDDKMEAIGSGLVILVDGHQIKDTNLTQVELGQPISINNLIVHVMSKYDTYDLKTNKMHIQSSQYV from the coding sequence ATGAATATAAAAGGAAAATTAATGATCATTGGAGGTGCTGTAGATAAAGGAAGTTTTACAGAAGCCAGTTTTGATGCCAATGTAGCCAATAACCTGAATTTCTTTGAAACAGGAATTTTAAAAAGGCTTTTGACCGAATCAAAACACAAAGAAAAATCAAGAATAGAAGTCATCACTACGGCTTCAAAAATACCCAGAGAAGTAGGTCCTGAATATGTAAAAGCATTGCAATATCTGAATGCAACCAATGTTGACGTTCTTCATATTGAAAAGAGAGAACAGGCAACAGATCCTGAAATACTGAAAAGACTCAGGGATGCAGATGTTGTCATGTTTACAGGAGGCGATCAGTTAAGATTGACCTCTATTTTAGGTGGAACAGAATTCCACGATATACTTCTTGATAAATACAAAAATGAAGATTTTGTGTATGCCGGAACATCAGCAGGAGCCGCAGCAGCTTCTAACAATATGATTTATCAGGGAAGCAGTTCTGAAGCATTATTAAAAGGAGAGGTAAAAATTACGAGCGGACTTGGACTTATTGACGATGTTATTATTGACACGCATTTTGTTCAAAGGGGAAGAATTGGAAGACTGTTTCAGGCAGTTGTAGGAAATCCTAAGGTGCTGGGAGTAGGATTGGGAGAAGATACAGGACTGCTGATTATAGATGACAAAATGGAAGCTATAGGTTCAGGATTGGTTATTCTGGTTGACGGACATCAAATAAAAGATACCAATCTTACGCAGGTTGAACTCGGACAGCCAATCTCAATCAACAACCTGATTGTACACGTGATGAGCAAATATGATACCTATGACCTCAAAACGAATAAAATGCACATCCAATCCTCTCAATACGTTTAG
- the cphA gene encoding cyanophycin synthetase translates to MKILKIQALRGPNIWSVRRKKLIQMRLDLEEMEQYPTNKIDGFKERIEAMFPTMYEHRCSEGVPGGFFMRIERGTWMGHVIEHIALEIQTLAGMETGFGRTRETKTPGVYNVVFSYTEENVGLFAAESAVAIAESLIAGTDYDLEADIQKMREIRERDRLGPSTGSIVEEAVARDIPWIRLGTNSLVQLGYGINQMRFQATITCKTSSIAVDIACNKEETKRMLDNASIPVAKGSICVDEEDLQNTIDKIGYPIVIKPLDGNHGKGASINVTNYEDAKAGLAYAQKYSRRVIVEKFITGFDFRVLVIDNKVVAAAQRVPAHVKGNGTNTIEQLIEIENQDPRRGYGHENVLTEITVDRDTTDLLEKMNYTLETVPRKGEIVYLKSTANLSTGGTSVDVTDMMHPENIFLSERISRVIGLDICGIDIMAENLTQPLNENGGVILEVNAAPGFRMHLAPSEGLPRNVASPVIDMLYPPGKPSRIPIIAVTGTNGKTTTTRLLAHIVKNNGYKVGFTTSDGIYIQNHMLEKGDTTGPISTEYILKDPTVEFAVLETARGGILRSGLGFSRCDIGIITNISADHLGLSDIDTLSDLARVKKVVVRSVKKDGWAILNADDEECVKIASELECNVAYFSMDEENPLIKKLGKEGRIVAVYENGYITIKKGDWKIRVEKAAHIPLTLGGKAKFMIANVLAATLASYLWGFKTEDISLSLQTFIPSVAQTPGRMNIFEFKKFKVMIDFAHNPSGYMAIEDLLNNIEASRKIGIIAGVGDRRDEDIKECGMIAGRMFDHIIIRQEKHLRGRTEEEIINLILEGIEESGRDITYEIIPKETEAIKHAINSADEGTFITALSDVVTNAIEIVQQYLDKENEDGLI, encoded by the coding sequence ATGAAAATACTTAAAATACAAGCCTTACGCGGGCCAAATATTTGGAGCGTCCGCAGAAAAAAATTAATCCAGATGCGTTTGGATCTTGAAGAAATGGAGCAATATCCAACGAATAAGATCGACGGATTTAAAGAGAGAATCGAAGCCATGTTTCCCACCATGTATGAACACCGATGTTCAGAAGGTGTACCCGGAGGTTTTTTCATGCGAATTGAAAGAGGGACATGGATGGGACATGTTATTGAACATATTGCTTTGGAAATCCAGACATTGGCCGGAATGGAAACCGGATTTGGAAGAACCCGTGAAACCAAAACTCCCGGTGTCTATAATGTGGTTTTCAGTTATACCGAAGAAAACGTTGGTCTTTTTGCCGCTGAATCTGCCGTAGCAATTGCTGAATCACTGATAGCCGGCACAGATTATGACCTGGAAGCCGATATTCAAAAAATGCGTGAAATCAGAGAACGCGACCGTTTAGGACCAAGTACCGGAAGTATTGTCGAAGAGGCCGTTGCCAGAGATATTCCGTGGATTCGTCTGGGAACTAATTCTTTGGTGCAGTTGGGTTATGGCATTAATCAGATGCGTTTTCAGGCAACAATTACCTGCAAAACAAGTAGTATTGCAGTAGATATTGCCTGTAATAAGGAGGAAACCAAAAGGATGCTGGACAATGCCTCTATTCCTGTGGCCAAAGGTTCTATTTGTGTAGACGAAGAAGACTTGCAAAATACGATTGATAAAATAGGTTATCCTATTGTTATAAAACCTTTGGATGGCAATCATGGAAAAGGGGCTTCTATTAATGTGACGAATTATGAAGATGCAAAAGCCGGACTGGCCTATGCCCAAAAATACAGTCGCAGGGTTATTGTGGAAAAATTTATCACCGGATTTGATTTCAGGGTATTGGTGATTGACAATAAAGTAGTTGCAGCCGCTCAAAGGGTTCCTGCACACGTTAAAGGAAACGGCACCAATACTATTGAACAGTTGATTGAGATTGAAAATCAGGATCCCCGCAGAGGATACGGACATGAAAACGTACTTACAGAAATTACAGTAGATCGCGATACGACCGATCTTTTGGAAAAGATGAATTATACTTTAGAAACTGTTCCCCGCAAAGGAGAAATAGTCTATCTGAAATCTACTGCCAACCTGAGCACCGGTGGAACTTCTGTTGATGTTACCGATATGATGCATCCCGAAAACATCTTCCTTTCAGAACGAATTTCCAGGGTTATCGGATTGGATATTTGCGGTATTGATATTATGGCCGAAAATCTGACGCAACCTTTGAACGAAAACGGCGGTGTTATTTTAGAGGTTAATGCAGCTCCCGGTTTCAGGATGCACCTTGCTCCTTCTGAAGGATTGCCAAGAAATGTTGCTTCGCCTGTAATTGACATGCTCTATCCGCCAGGAAAGCCAAGCCGTATTCCTATTATTGCCGTTACCGGTACAAACGGGAAGACTACAACAACCCGACTCCTTGCCCATATCGTTAAGAATAACGGATATAAAGTTGGATTCACTACTTCCGACGGTATCTACATCCAAAACCATATGCTGGAAAAAGGTGACACAACCGGGCCTATCAGTACCGAATATATTCTTAAAGACCCTACTGTAGAGTTTGCCGTATTAGAAACTGCCCGTGGCGGAATACTCCGTTCCGGCCTTGGTTTTAGCCGTTGTGACATTGGCATCATTACCAATATTTCTGCCGACCATTTAGGATTGAGTGATATCGATACGCTTTCGGATTTGGCACGTGTAAAGAAAGTTGTTGTCCGAAGCGTAAAAAAAGACGGCTGGGCTATCTTAAATGCCGATGATGAAGAGTGTGTAAAAATTGCTTCTGAATTGGAATGTAATGTGGCTTATTTCAGTATGGATGAAGAGAATCCGCTGATTAAAAAGTTAGGAAAAGAAGGAAGAATTGTAGCTGTTTATGAAAACGGATATATTACGATAAAGAAAGGCGATTGGAAAATACGTGTTGAAAAAGCCGCGCATATTCCGCTTACGTTAGGCGGAAAGGCAAAATTCATGATTGCCAATGTACTTGCAGCTACCCTCGCATCTTATTTATGGGGCTTTAAGACAGAGGATATCAGCCTTTCACTTCAAACCTTTATTCCCAGCGTTGCCCAAACTCCGGGACGTATGAACATTTTTGAATTCAAAAAATTCAAAGTCATGATTGATTTCGCCCATAATCCATCAGGATATATGGCTATTGAAGATTTACTGAATAACATCGAGGCTTCCCGAAAAATAGGAATTATTGCAGGTGTGGGCGACAGACGTGATGAAGACATCAAGGAATGTGGAATGATTGCAGGCAGAATGTTTGACCATATTATTATCCG